A segment of the Nitrosospira briensis C-128 genome:
ATCATGCGGTCTGCTATTCAAGGTTAAGGAGAGCTTGCATCATGTCCCTGTTCAATATTTTTACCGTCGCCGGTTCGGCGATGACAGCCCAGAATCAACGCCTGAACGTGGTGGCGAGCAACCTCGCCAACGCCGATAGCGCGGTGAGTTCCAATGGCCAGCCATACAGGGCCAAACAGGTGCTGTTCATGAGTATCCCGTCAGCAGCCGGCACCGATCCCAACAATGCATCCAGTGGGGTAAAAGTGTCGGGAGTAGTCGAGGATCAATCACCAATGAAGCTGATATACGAACCCACCCATCCGATGGCGAACGAGGAAGGCTTCGTAACCATGCCGAATGTGAATGTGGTGGAAGAAATGGTCGATATGATCTCGGCCTCACGTTCGTATCAGAACAACGTGGATATGATGAATACCGCGAAGACCCTGCTGCTGAAGACTCTAAGCATCGGACAATAAACATCGCAACAACAAGGAAAAACCATGAGCACAATCCAGGATACGCAATCAGCCTCCAATCTTTTTGCAACGTATGGCGCAAAAAATACGGCCAAACCCGCTGCTGAGGATCCCCAGGACCGGTTTCTCAAACTGCTGGTTACGCAGATGAAGAATCAGGA
Coding sequences within it:
- the flgC gene encoding flagellar basal body rod protein FlgC; translation: MSLFNIFTVAGSAMTAQNQRLNVVASNLANADSAVSSNGQPYRAKQVLFMSIPSAAGTDPNNASSGVKVSGVVEDQSPMKLIYEPTHPMANEEGFVTMPNVNVVEEMVDMISASRSYQNNVDMMNTAKTLLLKTLSIGQ